One genomic window of Vibrio mangrovi includes the following:
- a CDS encoding putative bifunctional diguanylate cyclase/phosphodiesterase, with amino-acid sequence MKHKLIQTSLEKEVRERAKRDFFYVCFTVLILTLFSLLASVDLFEQLYHFSREHEHWEMDEITLTALWFGLGGLFYAYRRMQDLRSLLHEASDKAFFDQVSQLPNRTYSLECLTQMIHRAERLDRQVAVIFIDLDNFKMVNDTYGHAKGDLLLQSVGQRLRNSIRKSDVVGRLGGDEYLVLIELADEDELAPVLERIKLTQEEAYRLDENDLFLRFSAGVAIYPYDGRDAADLLKASDIAMYSSKISGEGHIQLYTQGMAETLYARYQLESDLKKAIQNKDFYMEYQPQLSLENDQIIGYEALIRWERKGELVPTAQFIQVAEETGHIEELGLWALHQALEDAKFFLRSDQVLGVNITPRQFRHSDFVYQIQGGLSIYGFSPHQLVLEVTESALVSEAFDDIRQKLTDLRQLGVSVAIDDFGIGYSSLGRLKDLPITCLKIDQLFTHALMTSELDRNLVSTLITLARNLRLSVLAEGVETKEQLELLRQMGCHLAQGFYIGKPTSLAQLADSVKFSSE; translated from the coding sequence ATGAAACATAAATTAATTCAGACCAGTCTGGAAAAAGAAGTCCGGGAACGTGCAAAACGGGATTTTTTCTATGTCTGTTTCACTGTCCTGATACTGACTTTATTCTCTTTGCTTGCCAGTGTTGATCTATTTGAACAGCTCTATCACTTTAGCCGGGAGCATGAACATTGGGAAATGGATGAGATTACGCTGACGGCTTTGTGGTTTGGGCTTGGCGGACTTTTTTATGCATACCGCCGGATGCAGGATTTGCGTAGTTTACTCCACGAAGCATCGGATAAGGCTTTTTTCGATCAGGTCAGTCAGTTGCCAAACCGGACTTATTCTCTGGAATGCCTGACGCAAATGATTCATCGGGCTGAACGTCTGGATCGGCAGGTGGCGGTCATATTTATCGATCTGGATAATTTTAAAATGGTTAATGATACCTACGGGCATGCAAAAGGCGATTTGCTGTTGCAGTCCGTAGGGCAGCGACTCCGTAACTCAATCCGTAAAAGTGATGTTGTCGGACGATTAGGGGGAGATGAATATCTGGTTCTGATCGAATTAGCTGATGAAGATGAGCTTGCCCCGGTTCTGGAACGTATCAAACTGACTCAGGAAGAGGCTTATCGTCTGGATGAAAATGACCTGTTTTTACGTTTTAGTGCCGGTGTGGCTATTTATCCATATGATGGGCGTGATGCTGCTGATTTGCTCAAAGCTTCTGATATCGCAATGTATAGTTCCAAAATTAGCGGAGAAGGGCATATTCAGCTCTACACACAGGGAATGGCTGAGACGTTATACGCCCGGTACCAACTTGAATCCGATCTGAAAAAAGCGATCCAGAACAAAGACTTTTACATGGAGTATCAACCGCAGCTGTCACTGGAGAATGATCAGATCATCGGATACGAAGCACTTATTCGCTGGGAACGGAAAGGCGAGCTGGTTCCGACAGCTCAGTTTATTCAGGTAGCAGAAGAAACCGGTCATATCGAAGAACTCGGTCTATGGGCTCTACATCAGGCGCTTGAAGATGCGAAATTTTTTCTGCGTTCTGATCAGGTGCTGGGGGTGAATATCACGCCGCGTCAGTTCAGGCATAGCGATTTTGTTTACCAGATTCAGGGAGGTTTATCTATTTATGGGTTCTCTCCCCATCAACTGGTGCTGGAAGTGACGGAATCTGCCTTAGTCAGTGAAGCATTTGATGATATTCGCCAGAAACTGACTGATCTGAGACAACTCGGAGTGAGTGTAGCCATTGATGATTTCGGGATTGGTTACTCTTCTTTGGGACGGCTGAAAGATCTGCCAATCACCTGCCTGAAAATCGATCAGCTTTTTACCCATGCGCTGATGACCTCAGAGTTGGACCGGAATCTGGTATCGACGCTGATTACACTGGCAAGAAATCTGCGTTTGTCTGTACTGGCTGAAGGTGTTGAAACCAAAGAACAGCTGGAGCTTCTGCGTCAGATGGGTTGTCATCTGGCTCAGGGGTTCTATATCGGTAAGCCAACATCGTTGGCACAATTGGCTGACTCTGTGAAGTTCTCATCTGAATAA